Proteins co-encoded in one Prunus persica cultivar Lovell chromosome G6, Prunus_persica_NCBIv2, whole genome shotgun sequence genomic window:
- the LOC18772231 gene encoding syndetin isoform X2, protein MLWNITKLWGMHLVRELEKDLKVANVICMNGRRHLSSSRNEVSRDLIVNSNSKKKQALLDMLPVLTELRHASEMQAELENLVEEGNYCKAFQVLSEYLQLLDSFSELSAVQEMSRGVEVWLGKTLQKLDSLLLGVCQEFKEEGYITVVDAYALIGDISGLAEKIQSFFMQEVLSETHSILKNIVQEDKGVHMQNSRLTYSDLCLQIPEPKFRQCLLNTLAILFKLMCSYHEIMGFQLGNKDAASKTSSMTHKESEISQTPGGVQQILSPCSSQKVNGSLLESVDIMHDSSYIEESTNISSSVESTGNTSSMCTSSGNLVDDEARKDDSAASTSGSPWYQLRKDATAFVSQTLQRGRKNLWQLTTTRVSVLLSSASVSSASIHQFLKNYEDLSVFILAGEAFCGFEATDFRQKLKAVCENYFVAFHRQNIYALKMVLEKEIWLIMPPDTVQEITFPGLLGDGAPLIVPSDGNSTNARVLHSDKSTKLVDTGVKKSGFSNWLRNGNPFLLKLTHTSKEGLKWNGAISGEIDGNFSERLGDKVSPRKSDGSHSNGANSVLEEENEDLLADFIDEDSQLPSRISKPKLLRNQSSHYNDGDIIAQTGSSICLLRSMDKYARLMQKLEIVNVEFFKGICQLFEVFFHFVFETFAQQNSNSGGKGSPDPINYRLKTALSRIQQDCDQWIRAPSSSPTSLNSAFAHTDITPMSPPSTNFGNTPGTSVGLKERCAGADTISLVARMLHRSKAHLQTMLLQNNGAVVEDFYVHLVDAVPDLIEHIHRTTARQLLHINGYVDRIANAKWEVKELGLEHNGYVDLLLGEFKHYKTRLAHGGIRREVQDLLLEYGLKIVSQTLIEGLSRVKRCTDEGRALMSLDLQVLINGLQHFVSMNVKPHLQIVEAFIKAYYLPETEYVHWARAHPEYTKNQIVGLVNLVASMKGWKRKTRLEVLEKIE, encoded by the exons ATGTTATGGAACATCACGAAGTTATGG GGGATGCATTTAGTCAGGGAATTGGAGAAAGACTTGAAAGTTGCAAATGTCATCTGCATG AATGGACGACGTCATCTTAGCTCATCAAGGAATGAGGTTTCTAGGGATCTCATCGtgaattccaattccaaaaagaaacaagctCTTCTG GACATGCTTCCTGTGTTAACTGAGCTTCGTCATGCATCGGAGATGCAAGCAGAACTTGAGAATCTTGTTGAGGAAGGAAATTACTGCAAG GCCTTTCAAGTCCTGTCTGAGTATTTACAGCTGTTAGATAGTTTTTCAGAACTTTCTGCAGTACAAGAGATGAGTCGTGGTGTAGAG GTTTGGCTGGGAAAAACTCTTCAAAAGCTGGATTCATTGTTGCTAGGAGTGTGCCAGGAGTTTAAAGAGGAGGGCTATATAACT GTGGTTGATGCTTATGCACTAATTGGGGATATCTCTGGTCTTGCTGAGAAGATACAAAGTTTCTTTATGCAGGAAGTTCTCTCAGAAACCCACTCTATATTGAAGAATATTGTGCAAGAG GATAAGGGAGTTCACATGCAAAATAGTCG ACTTACCTACAGTGATCTATGCCTTCAGATACCTGAGCCTAAGTTTAGGCAGTGTTTGTTAAATACGCTAGCTATCCTATTCAAGTTGATGTGTTCATATCATGAAATCATGGGATTTCAGCTGGGTAATAAG GATGCAGCAAGTAAAACTTCAAGCATGACGCATAAGGAAAGTGAAATCTCTCAGACTCCAGGAGGGGTTCAGCAAATTTTGTCTCCTTGCTCTTCCCAAAAAGTTAATGGCTCTCTCTTGGAATCTGTAGATATAATGCACGATTCATCTTATATAGAGGAATCTACAAATATCAGCTCTTCAGTCGAGTCTACTGGAAACACATCTTCGATGTGTACTAGTTCTGGCAATTTAGTTGATGATGAGGCTCGGAAGGATGACAGTGCAGCATCAACAAGTGGATCCCCATGGTACCAACTGCGGAAAGATGCCACAGCATTTGTTTCACAAACCCTTCAGAGGGGACGCAAAAATCTCTGGCAACTTACAACTACTCGTGTATCAGTCTTGCTTTCTTCTGCTTCAGTTTCTTCTGCTAGCATACACCAATTCTTGAAAAACTATGAAGATCTGAGTGTCTTCATCTTGGCTGGAGAAGCGTTTTGCGGATTTGAAGCGACTGACTTCAGGCAGAAGTTAAAGGCAGTTTgtgaaaattattttgtagCTTTTCATCGGCAGAATATATAT gcgCTTAAAATGGtgttggaaaaagaaatttggttGATAATGCCACCAGATACGGTACAAGAAATTACATTTCCTGGGCTTCTTGGTGATGGAGCACCTCTAATTGTTCCATCTGATGGTAACTCTACTAATGCCAGGGTTCTACATTCTGACAAGTCTACCAAACTGGTTGATACTGGTGTGAAGAAAAGCGGGTTCTCTAATTGGCTTAGAAATGGAAACCCATTTTTGCTAAAGCTGACACATACTTCCAAAGAAGGTCTTAAATGGAATGGTGCCATTTCTGGTGAAATTGATGGAAATTTTAGTGAAAGGCTTGGTGATAAGGTCTCTCCACGAAAGAGTGATGGAAGTCATTCAAATGGTGCTAATTCTGTtctggaagaagaaaatgaagatctTCTTGCAGACTTTATTGATGAGGATAGTCAACTCCCAAGTCGAATTTCCAAACCCAAACTCCTGAGAAATCAATCCTCACATTATAATGATGGAGATATAATAGCCCAAACTGGATCATCTATTTGTCTTCTAAG GTCAATGGATAAATATGCCAGGCTTATGCAGAAATTAGAAATAGTTAACGTTGAGTTCTTCAAG GGGATATGCCAGTTGTTTGAggtattttttcattttgtatttgaaacATTTGCTCAGCAAAACAGCAATTCAGGTGGAAAAGGCTCGCCTGACCCTATTAATT ATCGGCTGAAGACAGCATTGTCCAGAATACAACAGGACTGTGACCAGTGGATAAGGGCCCCATCATCTTCACCCACATCTTTGAATTCAGCATTTGCACACACAGACATAACACCTATGAGTCCTCCCAGTACAAACTTTGGTAACACACCAGGAACATCCGTCGGTCTCAAG GAAAGATGCGCAGGTGCTGACACCATCTCACTTGTTGCTCGAATGTTGCATAGATCCAAGGCTCATCTCCAGACAATGCTTCTTCAGAATAATGGTGCTGTAGTTGAAGACTTCTATGTGCATCTG GTAGATGCTGTACCGGATCTTATAGAGCACATTCATAGGACAACAGCAAGACAACTGCTCCATATTAATGG TTATGTTGATCGGATTGCCAATGCAAAATGGGAAGTAAAAGAGCTTGGACTAGAGCATAATGG GTATGTTGACTTGTTGTTGGGAGAATTTAAGCACTATAAAACAAGGCTTGCTCATGGGGGAATTCGCAGGGAG GTTCAAGATCTCCTCTTAGAATATGGGCTTAAAATTGTTTCCCAGACTCTCATTGAAGGCCTCTCACGTGTCAAGAGGTGTACGGATGAAGGGCGGGCTCTCATGTCATTAGATCTTCAG GTTTTGATCAATGGCCTCCAACATTTTGTTTCCATGAACGTGAAGCCCCACTTACAAATTGTTGAAGCGTTCATCAAG GCATACTATCTTCCAGAAACGGAATATGTGCACTGGGCACGTGCTCACCCG gaatacacaaaaaatcaaattgttgGGTTGGTCAACCTTGTTGCCTCTATGAAAGGTTGGAAGAGAAAAACCAGATTGGAAGTGCTGGAAAAGATTGAATGA